Proteins encoded within one genomic window of uncultured Sphingopyxis sp.:
- a CDS encoding DUF1244 domain-containing protein, translated as MSCSDDQTTGNDALDSLDDAVAAAAFRRLVRLLQHRSDAANIDLMGLAGFCRNCLGDWIAEAGGMDKEAARAIVHGMPTAEWKAHHHVAATPEQLARMEESMAKNP; from the coding sequence ATGTCCTGCAGCGACGATCAGACGACCGGGAACGACGCGCTCGATAGCCTCGACGACGCCGTCGCGGCCGCCGCATTCCGCCGCCTCGTCCGCCTGCTCCAGCATCGCAGCGACGCCGCCAACATCGATCTGATGGGCCTTGCCGGCTTCTGCCGCAACTGCCTCGGCGACTGGATCGCGGAGGCGGGCGGCATGGACAAGGAAGCGGCGCGCGCGATCGTCCACGGCATGCCGACCGCGGAGTGGAAAGCGCACCATCACGTCGCGGCGACACCCGAACAGCTCGCGCGGATGGAAGAAAGCATGGCGAAGAACCCCTGA